Part of the Microtus ochrogaster isolate Prairie Vole_2 chromosome 19, MicOch1.0, whole genome shotgun sequence genome, TAGTCAGCGAGGCCTGCTGGGATTCTTCTGACATCTGTATGCTGCTGAAGAGGTTCAGCATAGCACCCACCTAGGCTAGTGTATCCCATTACTCCTAGGAACAAGCCCTAGGACCCTGAAGAGAGTCCTAACGACAGTTTCGGAAACCCACGGGAAGGACAGGGCTCTGTCTGTACCCACTCAAACATCACAGAAATCCAGGTGTCAAGGACCCTAAACAAGTGAGAACCCCTGGAGGCAGCCTCTGTTTCTGACTGTGGGACCCACCCAGTTCCATTCACCTGTGGCACACTTGTTCCTGGAGCTCCTCCTTCAGGCTCTACTTCCTGGGTCTTGGGTAAGATTAACAGTCACGTGATCTAGGGGAAAGTGGCCTGACCCTGCAGGCCTTGAATGGAGCAAGATCCTGCACGCATCCTAGTCTTCAGGTGTCCCAGTGTCTGGAGACTATTCTTACTTCTGCATGGCCCTCTAGTGGCTACACATGGCAGTGCAGAGTGACCCCTTAGATGCCTGTGGGGAACTCAGGGTTCTGACCTCTGGTTGGGGGATAGACAGGACAtgtaaagggtttttttttttgtttttttttttgcctgaaagTCATTGATTAGTGGTCCCTGTGGCTTTGTAGTCAAGGCTTCATCTGCTCTGGTGAGTCTGAAGTGACCAGGCAAGATCAGATGCATCTGTTGTGATGAGAGGCAGCTTCCTGTACCTGAGCTCCTCCACCTTGCCTTGGAAGTCGGCTGGCCAGTGCATGAAGGACATGTAAGAGAATGAATACCCAAAAGCTGTCTGAACAACTGCAGGAACACCTATCCTCATGACTTATCCCTACACAAACTAGGTCAGAGCcgtgaggggtgggggtgggcagatgTGGTGCTCATTTGGGGTCACCTGGAGAATGTTTATCCCATAACCTCCAGCCCctcagaaaacacaaagagacaaGTGAgagggggctttttttttttttttttttttttttttggttttttgagacagggtttctctgtagctttgggagcctgtcctggaactcccttggtagaccaggctggcctcgaactcacagagatccgcctgtctctgcctcccaagtgctaggattacaggcatgcgccaccactgcccggctgagagGGGGCTTTAAAGATGATCTGTTcccaagagaaggaagtggcaATGCTGCAGGTCACAGATGCCCCCTCTGGGCAAGTGCAGACATGGAATATGCCCAGAGCATTGCCACAGAGGTGTTGCTGCTTGGTCTCTGATTTCCTGAACCAGGCAGAGTCCCTGTGGCTGACTGGCGTCTAGGCCCCTCTAGGCAGAGAGCACATCGCCTGCTCCCATGGGATTTCTTGAGTTCAGTGACCTGCTGAGGGTACAGAGAACTGACAGGCCCAAACTTTCAACATCAGCATTGTCTTTGGCATAGAGCCCAGGactgtgtcttgaggtagatggGTCGTCAGTGGGCAAGGGAGAGACCTGATAAAGGTGCCTGAGGAGAATGACCAGATTTCTGCACCTCCCTTGAACACTAGAtctaaagagtcagagacactggTAGCAACAGGCAACTCAAGGCTCATGGCAGCCGGGGCTGCTCTGCGGTGCAGCAGGCTCAGGTCAGCTCCTGTGTTGTTCCTACAGAAAGCCCCCAGAAGGGGTTCCTATGAGGAAACATCCTTGCAAGGCAGGATCCTGGCCCCTGGCCTAGATGGTCCTCATCACCCAGGGGTCCCTTCCAGATACTTCAACTGCACTCAGACCACATGTATAGAGAGGGTCTATCTTTCCACTCCTCAGAAGCACCTTTTCTGCCTGCATGGTATCTATCTCTAAACTGCAGGAACTAAGAACTCAGGCATCCCTGTCTTGTCCTGTGTGCCCCACTGTTTTGCCAATTACCAGTTTTATTACTTGAGTGTAACTGGAGTTATAAGAGTTATTACTCAAGCCTCCTTCACAAAGGTGATGAACAGACTGGACAAGGGGCTCTGTGAAAGTTCCAAGCTGAGGTGGGGAGTGGTGGTGTCTATGATATTTGCCACAGAGGAATAGACCTTTTTCAGAGGGCTCTGCTGTCTGATGCTGGGTCTTGACCCCCTATTCAGGTTCCAGGATTCCCAAGGGACTGAGAAAGTTCCCtacagggcgatggtggcgcacgcctttaatcccagcactcgggaggcagaggcaggcggatctctgtgagttcgagaccagcctggtctacagagctNNNNNNNNNNNNNNNNNNNNNNNNNNNNNNNNNNNNNNNNNNNNNNNNNNNNNNNNNNNNNNNNNNNNNNNNNNNNNNNNNNNNNNNNNNNNNNNNNNNNaaaaaaaaaaaaaactacacaagAAAGTTCCCTACATATTTGGGGGCAACATTTGAGCAGACACCCTCTTGTAGGCCAGCTTCAGACAGGCTGGGAGTCAAAGCAGGAAAGGCCAAACCCTAGGAAGAGCCCTCAGTCCTGAAAGCTCTAGATATAGGCTCACTGTTTAAGGGAAACCTGCAGAGATTTTCACATCATGAGGAATAAATGAACATTGTCTTCCCAGAGCTAGTTGGGGATTCTGCTTTAAGAAGCGCCTGGGTCTCCTGGGAAGAGTTCTCTGTGAACTGGGCACCCAAGACAGGACCCACTCTCCCCAACAACACAGACTTGTGGGGACACAGGCCAGAAAGGCATTCTTGGTACCAGTGGAACAAGCATCCAGCTCTATCAGAATGTGGCCTGTGATGGAAGAGTCCCTCCAGTTGCCCCATCCCCCAGTGACTCATGCTGGTAGTGCCTGGTGCTGAGGCTGCCCAGAAAGGGCTGTGTGCCCCAGCAGCAGgttgccaggctggcctttaggCCTGGCATCCTCATGTCAGCCCAGGAAGGGTTGGGAATAGGAGACAAGAGTGCCTTTGACTTCTCAGGACAAACAGAGCAGCCCTGAGGGGCCTTAGATCAACACACACCCCTAAAGTCCTAGTAGAGAGGGAAAAGCTGTCAGCTCCAGGCACCACTGGACTGTGAGGCCAACTGGTCAAGTGCCCTGAATCACCGAGTATTGCAAAGGTAGCTGGTTAGTGTTGGGACTGAGAGCACTGAAGGACTGGAACCCACCCGCGAAGGCACAGGCATCTACTGAGGCCCCATTGTGTTGTATCTTGGATCCAAGTGCAATGCCTCAGTGGCTTCCCCAGTCTCCTGAGTATGGGTGGCCGACAGCATGGGATTCGGTGCATTTCTCTAAGGACGCTGGCTCAGCTCTCCTCGTCGTTTGGTTAGAACGCCCAGTGTGTTCAGGACCAGAGCAAAGTGTGAGACTCTTCTATGAGCAGTAAAAATTCAGGCTGTGTGGCAAGCGTAGTATTTCCATGTCTGTTCCTTAGCCCAGCCACTAGGGGTCCACTTTGTGTTGTCACTGGTGTGTCCTCTCAATGCTGTCCACAGAATGCTTTATCAGGCCACTGCTAAAGGACATTTGGGTGGTTTTCCAGTTTGAATGACTGAAGAAAATCTGTATGATGTTCACAAATGGGTTTAACATGAGCTTAAATCTTTGTTTCTCTTGAAgcagctccccctccccaccccccaaacacacaaagactgGCTCATGGTCATTCCTCCGTGGCATGCAGCATTCAGTTTCTCTCATTACTTCTGCTATTCCCATGGTGACTTCCTGTGTGATGGCTGCCCATCAATGGGTTTTCTTTGGTGAGGCGTCTGGTTCAAATACTTGGCCtgcttgaaattttcttttcttactgttAAACTCTTCACATATTTCAGATACAAGCTCCCTTTAAAATCTGTATttcccaagtttttttttgtgtgtgtttgcagctCTGGTATTTATCTTAATGTCATTTCAAAGAACATGGCTCTCAATACTCTGAAATCCAGTCAGCCGTTTTCTATTATTGAACATGATGGCTTAGCATCATTTCTAAGAAAACCTTGCCCACCCTAAGGTCACCCAGGTTATATATCAGATATACTTGAGGAAGTTGGCTCTGGGGTCATGCTCCGAGTACACTCTGCATGTGGTGTGAGCTGTGGGTCCTAGTTGGTTTATTTTGCagacatatttgtttttttttttttttaaacagtcctTTTCTCCTTGACCTTGTTCCAGTTAGGCGGTGTGGGCGTTTCTGGACTGGAAGTGCACTGATTTGTACGTCTCAGACCTTAGTATCTCATACTGTCTCCATGCGGCTTTGTCAGGTGCCTTGGAATAGTGTAGTCTCAGGCctcctgctttttgttttcttaacctCACTTGGCTGCTCTGGATCCTATACGATGGTCAGCCATAAAAGCCCCACTGGGGTTTTGCCAGCTCTTAGCTCTAGTTAGCGTCAGTGGCCTGCCTGGCCATAGGAGGTAGCTTATCTCGGGCCATTTGATTAAAACTCCACAGCATTGTGCAGGACCTGCACATCTGTGCCTCGTTTACATTATGTCGAAACATTGAAACTTCACTAATTTGGATTAGTTGCAGGTGAATGCCAAGTTGAAAATGCTTTAAAGTTActacaaataacttttaaaaatatttcctgaatAGCCTTTGCAGGGAGGAGTCTGTGAAATGACAGGCTATCTGAGATGCTCCCTGGTGGCCGGGTGTACAGGGTGGGTGAGGGCTCCAGGCGAGTCATCCTGCTGACCAGGCTGCTCACACTGCTCAGCACAGGTCTTATGGCCCCTCCTAAGCGTGCCCTACTATGATACCCTTGGCCTTAGGCCCCATGGGCCACTTCTGACCCAGGTTTAGGCCTGGGCTCCCTCCTGCTCCTTGACTGGTTAGGGTCTCTGGAAGAGATAAGGGGATCTCTTTTCCTGGTTTTCCCTCTGCTCTCCCACCCAGGAGAGACCACGGTGGAACAGACATTAAAAGCCCCGAAACTTGGCAATTTTAAAGAATATGCTTCCTTATTTTTTCCTTGCTGTTGGCAGTTGCTGGTGACTTTTGGTTGTGACCAGTAGGGATCAGGGGTGGTATACATGCGGGACTGGTCCCAGAGGGCTGCTGCCTGAGGACTTATAAGGTCTGTTACCCACAGAGGGAAGTCCTGCAGGACCATCACCTTCGAGCAATTCCAGGAGGCCCTGGAGGAGCTGGCCAAGAAGCGGTTCAAGGATAAGAGCAGCGAGGAGGCTGTGCGTGAGGTGCACCGGCTCATTGAGGGACGAGCGCCAGTCATCTCTGGTGTCACGGTGAGGGAGCAAGGCACGGGTGGGGCCGAGCACTCATGATTGCATCTGCCTTTGGGGAAACCATGGCCCAATATACCTGTTAGCCCTATATGTCTGGGGCTaacctggagccaggagaggTGATCCCTTGTCTGGACATGTGGCCCAGTAGAGTCTCTACAGCCCATGCCACCTCCCACTGAAATGTGGCAATTTTTACCCAGCTCCCTCACTTGGTGTAtactaacaccctcttctgttctTTCAGAAAGCTGTGTCCTCACCTACGGTGTCACGGCTCACAGACACAACCAAGTTCACAGGCTCCCACAAAGAGCGCTTTGACCAATCGGGAAAGGGCAAGGGCAAAGCTGGCCGCGTGGACCTGGTGGATGAGTCAGGTTATGTGCCTGGCTACAAGCATGCAGGCACCTATGACCAGAAGGTGCAGGGGGGCAAGTAGCCTTGCAGGACGAAGTTCTGGACACTGCAGGTGCCAGGCACAGGACTGAAACCCATTGCACTTCATTACATTCCTATGTTCAACTGGGCAGAACTCAAAATGCACCTCCACTAGGCAATGGTGGGGGCAGTGCCCAGGCCTCCTCCTGTTGGGTGCTTTGACACTTCTCTCTCAGACCCCAGGTGTGGGCCGCGATTCATTGTCCTTTCCTAACATACCTGCTCTGTCCACAGCTGGGAAGTGGACTGCTATTTCCAAACTGTCTCCC contains:
- the Tppp gene encoding tubulin polymerization-promoting protein; the encoded protein is MADSKAKPAKAANKTPPKSPGDPARDKTAKRLSLESEGANEGAAAAPELSALEEAFRRFAVHGDTRATGKEMHGKNWSKLCKDCHVIDGKNVTVTDVDIVFSKIKGKSCRTITFEQFQEALEELAKKRFKDKSSEEAVREVHRLIEGRAPVISGVTKAVSSPTVSRLTDTTKFTGSHKERFDQSGKGKGKAGRVDLVDESGYVPGYKHAGTYDQKVQGGK